The DNA window ATTCGACGCCGAACCCGAAGCGCTCCTCCAGGGCCCGTTCGAGGTCAGCGGCGAGTGCTTCCTCCGAGGCATCGGCGTCGGTGGTGAAGACGGCGTTGCCGCTCTGGAGGTACGTCCGGACGTCCCGGTGGCCCAGTCCGGTCAGCAGCGCCCGCAGGTCCGCCATGGGCACCTTCTTGTGCCCGCTCACATTGATCCCGCGCAGGAGTGCGGCGTACGTCGTGGTCATGCGCCACACGATAGGCGGCCGCCGCACCCCGTGGGGGAGGGCGCGGCGACCGCCCGATCCGTGCTGAACCCGCGTCTTTACTCGACGACCTTCAGCAGCTTGTTCGGCGTGCCCGTGCCCGGGTTGCTGATCTTGTCGGGGATGGCGCCCCCGGTCAGGGCCGTCGCGACGGCCTCCGGCGTCGCGTCCTTGTGGCCCGCCAGGTAGAGCGCCGCGGCGCCCACCACGTGCGGGGTCGCCATGGACGTACCGGAGATGGTCTTCGTGCCCTCGTCGCTGTCGTTCCAGGACGAGGTGATGTCCGAGCCGGGCGCGTAGATGTCCACGACGGCGCCGAAGTTGGAGAAGTCGGACTGGGCGTCGTCCTTGGTGCTGGAGGCGACGGTGATGGCCTCCTTCACGCGGGACGGCGAGCCCTGGCCCGCGTCGCTCGACTCGTTGCCCGCCGCGACGCCGTAGGTGACGCCGGAGGCGATGGACTTGCGTACCGCCTCGTCGAGGGCCTCGTCGGCGCCGCCGCCGAGGCTCATGTTGGCGACCGACGGGCCCTGGTGGTTCTTGGTGACCCAGTCGATGCCGGCGACGACGCCCTCGGTGGTGCCGGAGCCCTGGTCGTCCAGGACCCGGACCGCGACGATCTTCGCCTTCTTGGCGACACCGTGCGCGGCGCCGGCGATGGTCCCGGCGACGTGTGTGCCGTGGCCGTTGCCGTCGTCGGCCGACTCGTCGTTGTCCACGGCGTCGAAGCCGTGGGCGGCGCGGCCCTCGAAGTCCTTGTGCGAGATGCGGACACCGGTGTCGATGACGTACGCCGTGACGCCCTCGCCCGCGCTGTCCGGGTAGGTGTACTTGCTGTCGCCGGCGGTGCCGTCCTGGTCGATGCGGTCGATGCCCCAGGACGGGGGGTTCTCCTGCGTGGCGTTGATCGTGAACTTCTTGTTCTGGACGACCTTGGCGACGGACGGGTCGGCGGCGAGGCGCTTGGCCTCGGTCTCCGAAAGGCCGCTGGCGGAGAAGCCGTTGATGGCGGAGCTGTAGTTGCGCCGCAGCTTGCCGCCGTACTCCTCGGCCAGGTCCCGCTTGTCGGCCTTCTCGTCCAGCATCACGATGTAGCTGCCGGCGACGGCGCCCTTGGCGTCGGTTCCGTACACATGTCCCTGTGGGGCTGCCGGAGCCGCTCCCGCGAAGGAGGAGTTGAGTACGGTCACACCGGCCGCGGCCGCTACGGCGGTTATCGCCGCGGTGAGCTTCAGTCGGCTGGAACGC is part of the Streptomyces agglomeratus genome and encodes:
- a CDS encoding S8 family peptidase, whose protein sequence is MAMHKRSSRLKLTAAITAVAAAAGVTVLNSSFAGAAPAAPQGHVYGTDAKGAVAGSYIVMLDEKADKRDLAEEYGGKLRRNYSSAINGFSASGLSETEAKRLAADPSVAKVVQNKKFTINATQENPPSWGIDRIDQDGTAGDSKYTYPDSAGEGVTAYVIDTGVRISHKDFEGRAAHGFDAVDNDESADDGNGHGTHVAGTIAGAAHGVAKKAKIVAVRVLDDQGSGTTEGVVAGIDWVTKNHQGPSVANMSLGGGADEALDEAVRKSIASGVTYGVAAGNESSDAGQGSPSRVKEAITVASSTKDDAQSDFSNFGAVVDIYAPGSDITSSWNDSDEGTKTISGTSMATPHVVGAAALYLAGHKDATPEAVATALTGGAIPDKISNPGTGTPNKLLKVVE